The following are from one region of the Amycolatopsis sp. QT-25 genome:
- a CDS encoding GGDEF domain-containing protein, whose amino-acid sequence MAEVSVAADDEAAFPSGAPTTDLLSIHESIAGVLATQGDWRRAYHHLKSAFDLARAGSLRDTLTSSYNRRYLDQWLHGPAADHRGPPGIAIALVDLDLFKGVNDTFGHLVGDRVLREVADLLQQGLPPEAFCARYGGEEFALVIPDVDAARAVRIADTARIRVARHPWRRIRPGLSVTISVGLSHESRAEPNLAVEPERQLRSADALLYTAKRAGRNKVAYHDEESSRTIPHPINAADSAGG is encoded by the coding sequence GTGGCGGAGGTGAGCGTGGCAGCCGACGACGAGGCCGCGTTCCCATCGGGCGCGCCGACCACCGATCTGCTCAGCATCCACGAGTCGATCGCCGGGGTGCTCGCCACCCAGGGCGACTGGCGCCGTGCCTACCATCACCTCAAATCCGCCTTCGACCTCGCCCGGGCCGGCAGCCTGCGGGACACGCTGACGTCCAGTTACAACCGCCGCTACCTCGACCAGTGGCTGCACGGCCCGGCGGCCGACCATCGCGGACCGCCCGGCATCGCGATCGCGCTGGTCGACCTCGACCTGTTCAAGGGCGTCAACGACACTTTCGGGCATCTGGTCGGTGACCGGGTGCTGCGCGAAGTGGCCGACCTGCTGCAGCAGGGGTTGCCGCCCGAGGCGTTCTGCGCCCGCTACGGCGGCGAGGAGTTCGCGCTCGTCATCCCGGACGTCGACGCCGCTCGCGCCGTACGCATCGCGGACACCGCCCGGATCCGGGTCGCCCGCCATCCCTGGCGCCGGATCCGGCCCGGTCTGTCGGTGACGATCAGCGTGGGACTCTCGCACGAGAGCCGGGCGGAACCGAATCTCGCGGTGGAACCGGAACGACAGTTGCGCAGTGCCGACGCTTTGTTGTATACGGCGAAACGGGCAGGACGGAACAAAGTCGCCTATCACGACGAGGAATCTTCGCGGACGATTCCGCATCCGATCAACGCCGCGGACTCGGCCGGTGGCTAG
- a CDS encoding LCP family protein has protein sequence MPDEHHNPGTGRHSQTEESAGERGRRARRRSMDTHGGISVSDVVARHTGERPIFDPAAEAPAPRRLRQSEPPSEPPRPGARAAGVEPPAPRRPRPAAPAESPAPAPRAATPAVPPTPTPPPAENPRPPRARQPRRTSQAAPSPEAPTQRRPPVVNPGAQQQPAVPAPPRRPRRPPQRPVQRPPVAPVPQPPSLSPGVPPRSEMDRLTMTDELEAIDDATITKRKIDHTLARFSAAHDELEAEEAKKRERRERLASRPAALLEQTRTALQRVVTTTDSEPAEAAGESSPQTRLQEKKERKTQQTAKAGRITAAVAAALVFLSIGSAWGAQTWFDAKFNNVASLDEDSADIQDAAGQTGDENFLMVGSDTRDGAAAEDGVGDADGTPGARSDTVMIAHVPADRQRVVMVSFPRDLEINRPECKRWDPATSSYKDETSPAQKIAKLNTAYAVGGPQCVTKVIQQITGMKINHFVGIDFNGFKSMVDAVQGVTVYNDKPIDDTTLGMIIPQAGEVRISGDQALNYVRARHVKGDRTSDYGRIKRQQAFLGALLKTVMSKDVILDTGKLSGFIDAFAKATFGENLGIKQMMTLAKSMRGMGSDKVKFLTVPTTEEANKRGNEVLVQSRAKAVFDALINNTPLEEKAPTPPASDTAAPPTSSAKSGGAKKSTSSG, from the coding sequence GTGCCCGACGAGCACCACAACCCGGGGACCGGTCGCCACAGCCAAACGGAAGAAAGTGCCGGCGAGCGCGGTCGCAGGGCTCGACGCCGCTCGATGGACACCCACGGCGGGATCAGCGTCTCCGACGTCGTCGCACGTCACACCGGTGAGCGCCCCATCTTCGACCCCGCCGCCGAGGCGCCCGCTCCGCGTCGTCTCCGGCAGAGCGAGCCGCCTTCCGAGCCGCCGAGACCCGGTGCGCGTGCCGCCGGGGTGGAGCCGCCCGCGCCGCGTCGGCCTCGTCCGGCCGCTCCCGCCGAAAGCCCGGCGCCCGCACCTCGCGCGGCCACTCCCGCCGTGCCGCCGACACCGACACCGCCGCCCGCCGAGAACCCGCGCCCGCCGCGCGCACGCCAGCCGCGCCGCACCTCACAGGCCGCGCCCAGCCCCGAAGCGCCGACGCAGCGCCGTCCGCCGGTGGTGAACCCGGGCGCGCAGCAGCAGCCCGCGGTCCCGGCACCCCCGCGCCGTCCCCGTCGCCCGCCGCAGCGGCCGGTGCAGCGGCCCCCGGTCGCCCCGGTCCCGCAGCCGCCGTCCCTGTCGCCCGGCGTCCCGCCGCGGTCCGAGATGGACCGGCTCACGATGACCGACGAGCTCGAAGCGATCGACGACGCGACGATCACCAAGCGCAAGATCGACCATACGCTCGCCCGGTTCTCCGCCGCGCACGACGAACTCGAGGCCGAAGAAGCCAAGAAGCGCGAGCGCCGCGAGCGGCTCGCCTCCCGTCCCGCCGCGCTGCTGGAGCAGACCCGCACGGCACTGCAGCGCGTGGTCACCACCACGGATTCCGAGCCTGCCGAGGCCGCCGGGGAGTCGTCGCCGCAGACCCGGCTGCAGGAGAAGAAGGAACGCAAGACCCAGCAGACGGCCAAGGCGGGACGGATCACGGCCGCCGTCGCCGCCGCGCTCGTGTTCCTCTCCATCGGTTCGGCTTGGGGTGCCCAGACCTGGTTCGACGCGAAGTTCAACAACGTCGCCTCGCTCGACGAAGACTCGGCCGACATCCAGGACGCCGCCGGCCAGACCGGTGACGAGAACTTCCTGATGGTCGGCTCCGACACCCGTGACGGCGCGGCCGCCGAAGACGGGGTCGGCGACGCGGACGGCACCCCGGGCGCCCGTTCGGACACGGTGATGATCGCGCACGTCCCCGCCGACCGGCAGCGCGTCGTCATGGTCTCGTTCCCGCGCGACCTCGAAATCAACCGCCCCGAATGCAAGCGCTGGGACCCGGCGACGTCGTCGTACAAGGACGAGACCTCGCCGGCGCAGAAGATCGCGAAGCTGAACACGGCCTACGCGGTCGGCGGCCCGCAGTGCGTCACGAAGGTCATCCAGCAGATCACCGGCATGAAGATCAACCACTTCGTCGGGATCGACTTCAACGGCTTCAAATCCATGGTCGACGCCGTGCAGGGCGTCACCGTGTACAACGACAAGCCGATCGACGACACCACGCTCGGCATGATCATTCCGCAGGCCGGCGAGGTCCGGATCTCCGGCGACCAGGCGCTCAACTACGTCCGGGCACGGCACGTCAAGGGCGACCGGACCTCGGACTACGGCCGGATCAAACGCCAGCAGGCCTTCCTCGGCGCGCTGCTGAAGACCGTGATGTCGAAGGACGTCATCCTGGACACCGGCAAGCTCAGCGGCTTCATCGACGCGTTCGCCAAAGCCACCTTCGGCGAGAACCTCGGCATCAAGCAGATGATGACGCTGGCGAAGTCGATGCGCGGCATGGGCTCGGACAAGGTCAAGTTCCTCACCGTGCCCACCACCGAAGAAGCGAACAAACGCGGCAACGAGGTGTTGGTGCAGAGCAGGGCGAAGGCCGTCTTCGACGCGCTGATCAACAACACCCCGCTGGAAGAGAAGGCGCCGACGCCTCCCGCGAGCGACACGGCGGCCCCTCCGACCAGCTCCGCCAAGTCCGGCGGCGCCAAGAAGAGCACCAGCTCGGGTTGA
- the phoU gene encoding phosphate signaling complex protein PhoU codes for MREAYHVELEQLAENLASMSLQVADAMERATRALLEVDLGLAEQVISDDAKVDDARAECEEQAYALLALQAPVATDLRTVLAAIHAAESLERMGDLALHVAKAARRRHPDPVLPEEVKADFAKMGEVGVSLARQVEQVIKSKDVEAARTIESDDDEVDEIHKHLFTVIMDRNWDHGVAAAVDVTLLGRFYERFADHAVSVARRMIFVVTGKMPGYGPDEL; via the coding sequence ATGCGTGAGGCTTACCATGTCGAACTCGAACAGCTCGCCGAGAACCTAGCGAGCATGTCCCTCCAGGTCGCCGACGCGATGGAGCGGGCGACCCGGGCGTTGCTCGAGGTCGATCTCGGACTCGCCGAGCAGGTGATCAGCGACGACGCGAAGGTCGACGACGCGCGCGCCGAATGCGAGGAGCAGGCGTACGCGCTGCTGGCGCTGCAGGCACCCGTCGCGACCGACCTGCGGACCGTCCTCGCCGCGATCCACGCGGCGGAGAGCCTGGAACGAATGGGCGATCTGGCGCTGCACGTGGCCAAGGCCGCGCGCCGCCGTCACCCGGACCCGGTCCTGCCCGAAGAGGTGAAGGCCGACTTCGCCAAGATGGGCGAGGTCGGGGTGAGCCTGGCCCGCCAGGTCGAGCAGGTCATCAAGTCCAAGGACGTCGAGGCCGCCCGCACGATCGAGTCGGACGACGACGAGGTCGACGAGATCCACAAGCACCTGTTCACCGTCATCATGGACCGGAACTGGGACCACGGCGTCGCCGCGGCCGTGGACGTCACCCTGCTGGGCCGCTTCTACGAGCGCTTCGCCGACCACGCCGTCTCGGTGGCGCGCCGGATGATCTTCGTGGTGACCGGCAAGATGCCCGGGTACGGACCGGACGAGCTGTAG
- the pstB gene encoding phosphate ABC transporter ATP-binding protein PstB — translation MAKRIDVKDVDIYYGKFHAVDGVTLSVPPRNVTAFIGPSGCGKSTVLRTLNRMHEVIPGARVEGEVLLDGEDIYGAGVDPVQVRRTIGMVFQRPNPFPTMSIRDNVVAGLRLGGAKGKKELDEVAERALRGANLWNEVKDRLNKPGGGLSGGQQQRLCIARAIAVRPDVLLMDEPCSALDPISTLAIEDLIGELKKEYTIVIVTHNMQQAARVSDQTAFFNLAGVGQPGRLVELNDTEKIFSNPDEKATEDYISGRFG, via the coding sequence ATGGCCAAACGAATCGACGTCAAAGACGTGGACATCTACTACGGCAAATTCCACGCCGTGGACGGCGTCACCCTCTCGGTGCCGCCGCGGAACGTCACCGCGTTCATCGGCCCTTCGGGCTGCGGCAAGTCGACGGTGCTGCGCACGCTGAACCGTATGCACGAAGTCATCCCCGGCGCCCGCGTCGAGGGCGAGGTGCTGCTCGACGGCGAGGACATCTACGGCGCCGGCGTCGACCCGGTGCAGGTCCGCCGCACCATCGGCATGGTGTTCCAGCGGCCCAACCCGTTCCCGACGATGTCGATCCGCGACAACGTCGTGGCGGGCCTCCGCCTCGGCGGTGCCAAGGGCAAGAAGGAACTCGACGAGGTCGCCGAGCGCGCGCTGCGCGGCGCGAACCTGTGGAACGAGGTCAAGGACCGGCTGAACAAGCCGGGCGGCGGCCTCTCCGGCGGTCAGCAGCAGCGGCTCTGCATCGCGCGGGCGATCGCCGTGCGGCCCGACGTGCTGCTGATGGACGAACCGTGCTCCGCGCTCGACCCGATCTCGACGCTGGCCATCGAGGACCTGATCGGTGAGCTCAAGAAGGAGTACACGATCGTCATCGTGACCCACAACATGCAGCAGGCGGCGCGGGTCTCGGACCAGACCGCGTTCTTCAACCTGGCGGGCGTCGGCCAGCCGGGGCGCCTGGTGGAGCTGAACGACACCGAGAAGATCTTCTCGAACCCGGACGAGAAGGCGACCGAGGACTACATCTCGGGCCGCTTCGGCTGA
- the pstA gene encoding phosphate ABC transporter permease PstA, with protein sequence MSTTLEKTPATTPAFQQVSLARKTKNGLATVLIWLSFLIAVVPLVWLLATVVVNGVKRIPYSNWWTEDFGSVLSDEVGGGVAHAVIGSVLQGVVCAIIAVPIGMLVAIYLVEYGRGRLAKVTTFMVDILSGVPSIVAALFIYALWITTFGLPRSGFAVSLALVLLMIPVVVRSSEEMLRIVPDDLREASYALGVPKWKTIMKIVLPTALSGIIGGIMMALARVMGETAPLLVLVGYSAYVNWDIFGGEQAALPLLMNNERVSNPFDEGTVAFDRIWGAALTLVLIIAIVNLLAMLFARLVAPKKK encoded by the coding sequence ATGTCCACCACGCTCGAGAAGACCCCCGCCACCACCCCCGCCTTCCAGCAGGTCAGCCTCGCGAGGAAGACCAAGAACGGCCTCGCCACGGTCCTGATCTGGCTGTCGTTCCTCATCGCCGTCGTGCCGCTGGTGTGGCTGCTCGCCACGGTGGTCGTCAACGGCGTCAAGCGGATCCCCTACAGCAACTGGTGGACCGAGGACTTCGGCTCGGTGTTGTCGGACGAGGTCGGCGGCGGCGTGGCCCACGCCGTCATCGGTTCGGTGCTGCAGGGTGTGGTCTGCGCGATCATCGCGGTCCCGATCGGCATGCTGGTCGCGATCTACCTGGTCGAGTACGGCCGCGGCAGGCTCGCGAAGGTCACGACGTTCATGGTGGACATCCTCTCCGGTGTCCCCTCGATCGTGGCGGCGCTGTTCATCTACGCGCTGTGGATCACCACGTTCGGTCTCCCGCGCAGCGGTTTCGCCGTGTCGCTTGCCCTGGTGCTGCTGATGATCCCGGTGGTCGTGCGCTCCTCGGAGGAGATGCTGCGGATCGTCCCCGACGACCTGCGTGAAGCCTCCTACGCGCTCGGCGTGCCGAAGTGGAAGACGATCATGAAGATCGTCCTGCCGACCGCGCTGTCCGGCATCATCGGCGGCATCATGATGGCGCTCGCCCGGGTCATGGGCGAGACCGCGCCGCTGCTGGTCCTCGTGGGCTACTCGGCCTACGTGAACTGGGACATCTTCGGGGGCGAGCAGGCCGCTCTGCCGCTTCTGATGAACAACGAACGGGTCAGCAACCCGTTCGACGAAGGCACCGTCGCGTTCGACAGGATCTGGGGTGCCGCGCTCACCCTCGTGCTGATCATCGCGATCGTGAACCTCCTCGCCATGCTCTTTGCCCGTCTTGTCGCCCCGAAGAAGAAGTGA
- the pstC gene encoding phosphate ABC transporter permease subunit PstC gives MRPGDRIFQFLTTGAGVFVVALIGLIGLFLLVQAIPALQADNASFLTSQVWQTDPGDLRFGIMGLLLVTVYSSLLALVIAMPISLGIALFLTQYAPKRLARPFAYVIDLLAAVPSIIYGLWGLMVFAPTIEPFSQWVNDTFSWIPIFAAGNVSPDMRGTIFTAGIVLAVMILPIITSLSREVFERTPTPHIEGALALGATRWEVIRTTVLPFGKAGYIGASMLGLGRALGETIALAIILTGAVGREFTWSLFDGGATFASKIAADYAELNNEISAGAYIAAGLVLFLLTFVVNFAARSIIAKKGD, from the coding sequence GTGCGACCCGGTGACCGCATCTTCCAGTTCCTGACCACCGGTGCCGGCGTCTTCGTCGTCGCACTGATCGGCCTGATCGGGCTGTTCCTGCTGGTGCAGGCCATTCCGGCGCTCCAGGCCGACAACGCGAGCTTCCTGACCAGCCAGGTCTGGCAGACCGATCCGGGCGACCTGCGGTTCGGCATCATGGGCCTGCTGCTGGTCACGGTCTATTCGTCGCTGCTGGCGCTGGTCATCGCGATGCCGATCTCGCTCGGCATCGCCCTCTTCCTGACCCAATACGCGCCGAAGCGGCTGGCGCGGCCGTTCGCCTACGTGATCGACCTGCTCGCCGCGGTCCCCTCGATCATCTACGGCCTGTGGGGCCTGATGGTCTTCGCGCCGACGATCGAGCCCTTCTCCCAGTGGGTCAACGACACCTTCTCGTGGATCCCGATCTTCGCGGCGGGCAACGTCTCGCCGGACATGCGCGGCACGATCTTCACCGCGGGCATCGTGCTCGCCGTGATGATCCTGCCGATCATCACCTCGCTGTCGCGTGAGGTGTTCGAGCGGACGCCGACCCCGCACATCGAAGGCGCGCTGGCGCTGGGCGCCACCCGCTGGGAGGTCATCCGCACCACGGTGCTGCCGTTCGGCAAGGCGGGGTACATCGGCGCCTCCATGCTCGGCCTCGGCCGCGCGCTCGGCGAGACGATCGCGCTCGCGATCATCCTGACCGGCGCGGTGGGCCGCGAGTTCACCTGGAGCCTCTTCGACGGCGGCGCCACGTTCGCCTCGAAGATCGCGGCGGACTACGCGGAACTCAACAACGAGATCTCGGCGGGTGCCTACATCGCGGCCGGTCTCGTGCTGTTCCTGCTGACGTTCGTCGTCAACTTCGCCGCGCGATCCATCATCGCCAAGAAGGGGGACTGA
- the pstS gene encoding phosphate ABC transporter substrate-binding protein PstS has protein sequence MKIMRPAGAIGIVATAALVLGACGSDPATTKPGNTGAAAAPSGTADVECGGKNPLSAEGSSAQKTAIDIFVQAYAAKCSGQKVNYNPSGSGAGVKQFNGNQVDFAGSDSPLKSGEEADKAKARCASDAWNLPLVIGPVAVAYKVSGVDKLTLTPEVTAKIFNGGITKWNDPAIKAVKGNESVNLPDKPIQVISRTDESGTTDNFQKYLKVASKGAWTQGDGKKFNGGVGNGAEKSNGVASAVKATDGAITYVESAFAKDGLNAALIDSGSGGVELSAANVAKSLDAAKFKKEGTNDLALDLDAIYGSNVAGAYPVILATYEIVCSKYADAEVAKAVKAFLTVAATDGQKPLADKGYVPIPQSLQDKVLTAVKAIA, from the coding sequence GTGAAGATCATGCGGCCCGCGGGCGCGATCGGCATCGTGGCCACCGCCGCCCTCGTGCTCGGCGCCTGTGGATCCGACCCGGCGACGACCAAGCCCGGTAACACCGGTGCCGCCGCCGCTCCCAGCGGCACGGCCGACGTCGAATGCGGCGGCAAGAACCCGCTTTCGGCCGAGGGCTCGTCCGCGCAGAAGACCGCGATCGACATCTTCGTGCAGGCCTACGCCGCCAAGTGCTCCGGCCAGAAGGTGAACTACAACCCCAGCGGTTCGGGCGCCGGCGTCAAGCAGTTCAACGGCAACCAGGTCGACTTCGCCGGATCCGACTCGCCGCTCAAGTCCGGTGAGGAAGCCGACAAGGCCAAGGCCCGGTGCGCCTCCGACGCCTGGAACCTCCCGCTCGTCATCGGCCCGGTCGCGGTCGCCTACAAGGTTTCCGGGGTCGACAAGCTGACCCTTACCCCGGAGGTCACCGCCAAGATCTTCAACGGCGGCATCACCAAGTGGAACGACCCGGCCATCAAGGCGGTCAAGGGCAACGAGAGCGTCAACCTGCCGGACAAGCCGATCCAGGTCATCTCCCGCACCGACGAGTCGGGCACCACCGACAACTTCCAGAAGTACCTGAAGGTCGCCTCGAAGGGCGCCTGGACCCAGGGCGACGGCAAGAAGTTCAACGGTGGCGTCGGTAACGGTGCCGAGAAGTCCAACGGTGTGGCCAGCGCGGTCAAGGCCACCGACGGTGCCATCACCTACGTCGAGTCCGCCTTCGCGAAGGACGGCCTCAACGCCGCCCTGATCGACAGCGGCTCCGGCGGTGTCGAGCTCAGCGCGGCGAACGTCGCCAAGTCCCTCGACGCGGCGAAGTTCAAGAAGGAGGGCACCAACGACCTCGCCCTCGACCTCGACGCGATCTACGGCAGCAACGTCGCCGGCGCGTACCCGGTCATCCTCGCCACCTACGAGATCGTCTGCTCGAAGTACGCCGACGCCGAGGTCGCCAAGGCCGTCAAGGCCTTCCTGACCGTCGCCGCGACGGACGGCCAGAAGCCGCTCGCGGACAAGGGTTACGTGCCGATCCCGCAGAGCCTGCAGGACAAGGTCCTGACCGCTGTCAAGGCCATCGCCTGA
- the mshD gene encoding mycothiol synthase: MLELLWTGEPEPEEIRDFLLAVREADGDPLDTGFAGGQHLLGHLDGELVAYAHLDTEGDSHGNQVAELFVHPAHRRSGHGRALTKALVEHVAGKPLRVWAHGDHPAAVHLAGTEGFERARELLILHADAEAADWPEPVTREGVTLRTFVPGQDEEAMVRVNARAFDWHPEQGALTADEVRATETEAWFDPEGFFLAEENGEVVGFHWTKVHEAVPGRFGGEPAGEVYVVGIDPDAQGGGLGKALTLAGLRYLRDRGLGQVILYVEGDNAPALAVYSKLGFTRYEVDVQYAR, translated from the coding sequence ATGCTCGAACTGCTGTGGACCGGTGAACCGGAACCGGAAGAGATCCGCGACTTCCTGCTCGCCGTGCGCGAGGCCGACGGGGATCCCTTGGACACCGGTTTCGCCGGTGGACAGCATCTTCTGGGACATCTCGACGGCGAACTGGTCGCGTACGCGCACCTCGACACCGAAGGCGACTCGCACGGAAACCAGGTCGCCGAACTGTTCGTCCACCCCGCGCATCGCCGTTCCGGGCACGGCAGAGCGCTGACCAAGGCGCTCGTCGAACACGTCGCGGGGAAGCCGCTGCGGGTCTGGGCGCACGGCGATCACCCCGCCGCCGTCCACCTCGCCGGGACCGAAGGCTTCGAACGCGCTCGGGAACTGCTGATCCTGCACGCCGACGCCGAAGCCGCGGACTGGCCGGAACCCGTGACGCGCGAAGGCGTCACCCTGCGCACCTTCGTTCCCGGCCAGGACGAGGAAGCGATGGTCCGCGTCAACGCGCGTGCCTTCGACTGGCATCCCGAGCAGGGCGCCCTGACCGCCGACGAGGTCCGCGCGACCGAGACCGAGGCCTGGTTCGACCCCGAAGGCTTCTTCCTCGCCGAGGAGAACGGTGAGGTCGTCGGCTTCCACTGGACGAAGGTGCACGAAGCCGTTCCCGGCCGGTTCGGCGGCGAGCCCGCCGGCGAGGTCTACGTCGTGGGCATCGATCCGGACGCGCAAGGCGGCGGCCTCGGCAAGGCACTCACGCTCGCCGGACTGCGGTATCTCCGCGATCGCGGACTGGGCCAAGTGATCTTGTACGTCGAAGGCGACAACGCCCCCGCGCTCGCCGTTTATTCGAAGCTGGGCTTCACTCGATACGAGGTCGACGTTCAATACGCTCGGTAA
- a CDS encoding response regulator transcription factor encodes MSLDLLVLTPEADATTVLPALDLLPHTVRVRAPEVTALLDAGHRDVIVLDARSDLASAKSLCRLLKGAGEEETSTPVIAVVGEGGLVAVSAEWRTDDILLPTAGPAEVDARLRLVTTREGAAAQVDAELRVGELVIDEATYTAKLRKRTLELTYKEFELLKYLAQHAGRVFTRAQLLQEVWGYDFFGGTRTVDVHVRRLRAKLGPEHEQMIGTVRNVGYKFERPAKGTAAAAKQQAVAPDASVYESAH; translated from the coding sequence ATGAGCCTGGACCTTCTGGTACTGACCCCGGAAGCGGATGCCACCACGGTGCTGCCCGCCCTGGATCTGCTGCCCCACACCGTACGCGTCCGTGCTCCGGAAGTGACCGCGCTGCTCGACGCGGGCCACCGCGACGTCATCGTCCTCGACGCCCGCAGCGATCTCGCCTCCGCGAAGAGTCTCTGCCGTCTGCTCAAGGGCGCCGGTGAGGAGGAGACCTCCACGCCGGTCATCGCCGTCGTCGGCGAAGGCGGGCTGGTCGCGGTCAGCGCGGAATGGCGCACCGACGACATCCTCCTTCCGACCGCGGGTCCCGCCGAAGTCGACGCCCGCCTGCGGCTGGTCACCACCCGCGAGGGCGCGGCCGCGCAGGTCGACGCCGAACTCCGGGTCGGCGAACTGGTCATCGACGAGGCGACGTACACCGCGAAGCTGCGTAAGCGCACTCTCGAACTCACCTACAAGGAGTTCGAACTCCTCAAGTACCTCGCGCAGCACGCCGGCCGGGTGTTCACCCGCGCCCAGTTGCTGCAGGAGGTCTGGGGTTACGACTTCTTCGGCGGCACGCGCACGGTCGACGTCCACGTCCGGCGCCTGCGCGCGAAGCTGGGGCCGGAGCACGAGCAGATGATCGGGACCGTGCGCAACGTCGGTTACAAGTTCGAGCGGCCCGCCAAGGGCACCGCCGCCGCGGCCAAGCAGCAGGCCGTGGCCCCGGACGCGAGCGTCTACGAGTCCGCGCACTGA